Proteins from one Oscillatoria nigro-viridis PCC 7112 genomic window:
- the lgt gene encoding prolipoprotein diacylglyceryl transferase, whose protein sequence is MVLNILALPLGFQFTSPGPIIFQLGPVVIRWYGLLIASAVLIGVSLSQYLAQKRRVNPELLGDLAIWLVLAAIPCARIYYVAFEWPQYAQRPEDIIAIWKGGIAIHGAILGGTIAALIFAKIQRVSFWQLADLIAPSAILGQAIGRWGNFFNSEAFGRPTDLPWKLYIPPNSRPPAYANFEYFHPTFLYESLWNLTVFGLLLTLFFRDLQGKIRLKIGALFLVYIAAYSCGRVWIEGLRTDSLMFGPLRTAQMVSLTGIVLGLGGLAWLYLLDRPLPDVVSPNYDRRAKSAQKFPEDQ, encoded by the coding sequence ATGGTGCTAAATATTCTTGCGCTGCCTTTAGGCTTTCAATTTACATCGCCGGGCCCAATTATCTTTCAACTTGGCCCCGTAGTTATCCGCTGGTACGGGCTGTTAATAGCTTCTGCCGTCTTGATTGGGGTCAGCCTGTCCCAATACTTGGCCCAAAAACGCCGCGTCAACCCGGAATTGTTGGGTGATTTGGCAATTTGGCTGGTTCTGGCCGCTATTCCCTGTGCTCGAATTTATTACGTGGCTTTCGAGTGGCCGCAATACGCCCAGAGGCCTGAAGATATTATTGCAATTTGGAAAGGCGGAATTGCCATTCACGGGGCGATTTTGGGGGGAACGATCGCAGCTTTAATTTTTGCGAAAATCCAGCGAGTTTCTTTTTGGCAATTGGCAGATTTAATCGCGCCTTCGGCAATTCTCGGTCAGGCGATCGGACGCTGGGGAAATTTCTTTAACTCGGAAGCTTTTGGCCGTCCTACGGATTTGCCTTGGAAACTCTATATTCCGCCAAACAGCCGCCCGCCCGCCTACGCTAATTTTGAATACTTCCACCCTACATTTCTCTACGAATCCCTGTGGAATTTAACAGTATTTGGGTTGCTTCTGACTTTATTTTTCCGCGATTTGCAGGGCAAAATTCGCTTGAAAATAGGTGCTTTATTTTTGGTTTATATCGCAGCTTACAGTTGCGGTAGAGTCTGGATTGAAGGGTTGCGGACTGATAGTTTGATGTTCGGGCCGCTGCGGACTGCACAGATGGTAAGCTTGACTGGGATTGTTTTAGGGTTGGGCGGGTTAGCTTGGCTTTATTTGCTCGATCGACCTTTGCCCGATGTTGTCTCCCCGAATTACGATCGCCGGG